A portion of the Perognathus longimembris pacificus isolate PPM17 chromosome 20, ASM2315922v1, whole genome shotgun sequence genome contains these proteins:
- the Sbk2 gene encoding serine/threonine-protein kinase SBK2: protein MPGKQTEDGPVEVEAGEDGAEEDLGGLTLEELQQGQEAALALEDMIALSAQTLVNAEVEQLYQEVRPLGQGRFGRVLLVTHRQKGTALALKQLSKTSTSLRSFLYEFCVGLSLGTHAAIVAAYGIGIESANSYSFLTEPILHGDLITFIQPKVGLPEPEAAQRCAAQLASALEHIHAHGLVYRDLKPENVLVCDPACRRIKLTDFGHTRPRGTLLRLTGAPIPYSAPELCAPAPLPEGLPIQPALDAWALGVLVFCLLTGYFPWDQPLAEADAFYEDFLIWQASGQPQDRPQPWFGLAPAADALLWGLLDPHPRKRSPVGSIKAYLGQPWRQQEGKVEGLGEAQK from the exons ATGCCAGGCAAACAGACTGAGGATGGGCCTGTGGAAGTAGAGGCCGGGGAGGATGGCGCTGAGGAGGACCTGGGCGGTCTCACCCTGGAGGAGCTGCAGCAGGGCCAGGAGGCCGCCCTGGCACTGGAGGACATGATAGCCCTGAGCGCCCAGACCCTAGTCAATGCAGAGGTAGAGCAACTCTACCAGGAAGTGCGCCCCCTGGGCCAGGGCCGCTTCGGCCGAGTGCTACTGGTCACCCACCGTCAGAAAG GCACAGCCCTGGCACTGAAGCAGCTCTCAAAGACGTCCACGTCCCTCCGCAGCTTCCTCTACGAGTTCTGTGTGGGCCTCTCACTGGGCACACATGCAGCCATTGTGGCGGCCTATGGCATTGGCATTGAGTCAGCCAACTCCTACAGCTTCCTGACAGAGCCCATCCTGCACGGGGACCTCATCACCTTCATCCAGCCTAAG GTGGGCCTCCCAGAGCCCGAGGCAGCCCAGCGCTGTGCGGCCCAGCTGGCCTCTGCCCTGGAGCACATCCATGCCCACGGCCTGGTGTACCGGGACCTCAAGCCAGAGAATGTTCTGGTGTGCGACCCGGCCTGCCGCCGCATCAAGCTCACTGACTTTGGCCACACTCGGCCCCGGGGGACACTGCTCCGCCTCACCGGGGCCCCCATCCCCTACTCGGCTCCTGAGCTCTGTGCCCCTGCCCCGCTCCCAGAGGGGCTGCCCATCCAGCCGGCCCTGGATGCCTGGGCGCTGGGTGTCCTGGTCTTCTGCCTCCTCACGGGCTACTTCCCCTGGGACCAGCCCCTGGCCGAGGCCGACGCCTTCTACGAGGACTTCCTCATCTGGCAGGCCTCGGGCCAGCCGCAGGACCGGCCACAGCCCTGGTTTGGCCTGGCACCTGCAGCAGACGCTCTCTTGTGGGGGTTGCTGGACCCTCACCCCAGGAAGAGGAGCCCTGTAGGGTCCATCAAGGCCTACCTGGGGCAGCCCTGGCGGCAGCAGGAGGGGaaggttgaggggctgggggaggcccaGAAGTGA